The Lasioglossum baleicum unplaced genomic scaffold, iyLasBale1 scaffold2626, whole genome shotgun sequence genomic sequence GGAGATCTGAAAAAAGAAAACTATATAAGAAAAGATATATTAATAGTTATTCggatgaaaattttttaatgtaattttttattattccagAGCCCTATGGGTTtagtctaataatataaggagaATATGCTATTAAGTACAAAAATACGGATGGAGAAATAAAGAATATGCTATTAAGTACAAAAATACGGAtggagaaataaaattattattatattatttcagaGCCTAATAAGTATGATAATCCATCTATGGAACATAAGGGTAGAACCAAACTAACGAGAATTTAGGTATTCTAATTATTACTATCATTGctattatttctttattatcATACTACCTAgtataattttgtttatattatttatcaattatacaaaagcaggaataaaaattggtaacctagtaaataatataaatgttacaTAAAATACGTTTTAAATAAAACAGTTGTTTCCAATCTAAAATTACGTTTTCAACTCAATTTCGTATAATTATGACGAAATTTTAGTAACTTAGTATATGATCGTAGGAACCTTGACCTTGAAGTAATATTTAACTCTTTTTCacataaagaataataatattttgttattaaatatatatgtatacgaacCACAAGATAAGTGgtaattgaaattttcattctgGCACAGTTCTGGTGTCATCTTTTATCgtaaaacagaaaaatataccAAGAGTATGTTGATACGTGTCGAAAGAACAATCGCGCGTTAAAACTAATAAAGAAAGCTGCGCGCGCATCTTTCCATTTTATTACCgaacaattataatttattattaatacaatAACATGCATTAAATTTTGTCAGTAACGTttaatataaaaacaaaaaattagtaTATAATTTATCGTTATAAAGTTTCgacataaaataattatatttataaaaatataaacaatattaatttcccGCTAATCAGTGGGCATCTGGCATCTATAACTACACGTATAgtcaaaataaattcaaaattagTAATGAATAAAAGTTAACTCTAAATAAAATCACTAACAACAATTAATGATATAAAATGGAAGATAAAACAGTTATGACATATTTTGGTAAATATTTGAAAcctgtattcttcttttataaaaaaaaggaattCAAATTTATCTagttttaggtttacatgtccctgCGCAAGGAACCTGCGCAGAAGGAAGATGCGCGCGCATCTAATCTTAAACAGTTTAATTCTTAAAGTAGATAGCACTCtttaatttgtttctttcttcAGTATTTTCTTTATTGcgataaaatgcaaattgaacaAATCATCATAAAGATACTTTTTACCgtatgtataaaaattaaacCATGAACTTTAAGAATACAAAAGAATTAAACTATATAATCAATCTGCGTCGCAGAATATTTTAATACTGCGTAAGCATTTATGATTAAATAATTTGTGACGTTCTCTTGATTATAGGAAAGATAAGAAATTTTCGTGGATCAGATGAGTCGAAACGAGTTCCACAGAAATACAGAGATACCGATCCGGAACCATGACACAAGGTGATAGCTTAACGAAATCAAAATGAGATTCAAGTCATCTAGAACGACGGAATTACGTCAGAAGAATTGCATTGCCTACGGATTGGACGCTTTGAGAAATGCGCGCCGAAAGAAATAAGTAAGTAAATGCTTAAGAaagagaaataatttttattgcattcaagtatgaaacgtctatatttcaattttaattataatttaagaaTCTTTTATATTAGACAATATGACaatttgttgaaaaaaaaagaaaaaatatacgAGGAACAgtaaaatctaaaaattttcggaggaaaattgatttatagaaatcgttttacataattttataatCCATTCATACAAAATGATTTGTTTTGTATAAACTAAATAGAGAGATTTCTTAGGAAGAATTATTAGAAATAATTATATAGAGAATATAATTTCTAAAGGTTTCActgatatttttctttattctttatttatattttccttaCTTATTTAGTTTGTTAATTCGCTATTGTAACGATCGTGAATGCTTCAGTGAAACTTCTTTAGCGAATTTTATACTCTGTATATTTACTTAAAAATAATTTCCACGCAAAACAGTTTGACATAGTCAAATCGACAAAACAGGAGGTATTCCATCGAAATAGGATTTTGAGAAACAAGAACAGCCGCAGTTTCTAAACTGCACACGCGGATCTGCGTCTCTCAAAGCTTTTTGTACAATTACGCGTTAATTAACACTTtccttatttaaataaataacggAATCGTCACTTTTACTTTCAAATCGCGGATAGTGATATAATGAGATCACTTATTATTGCAAGTTTGAacttcaaaaagaaaaaaaaaaagaaactttgtATAATTTAACATCCGTATCCGACGAAGGAAACAGAAGAGCATAGTTTACAAAGGTTTAGCAAAGTTTTCAAAACCGTGGACCACAAATTTCACTAATTCGGTAAACGGGAAGAGAAATTACCATAGATCTGTACAGTCAAAAGTGTTAATCAAAGTAATCATTAAAGTTCATGCTTCACGTTCTATCTCGAACGTTTTCtgctatttatattttacgattattattCATTACAGATCTTATAATCGCTGTAGATTATTAACTATCAAAGTTTACATGATACATGAAACATATTCACTTTTATACCCTATGGTTAGCGGAAAATTGGGTATACGATTGTGCAATTTAACATCAATGTGAAGTCAAATTCGTAGAAAAAAACAGAAAAGACTTTCCTTCTGGCATCATAAGCTTTGTGATAGATTCATGGTGTGATATTTCGTATTAGACGACTAAGTATTAAAAACTAATCGATTTCTGCGAGTACACTTATAATCACAAGTATTATTTAACGTCACAAAAAAAAGTATACGaaagtaattaattaaatatcgttcatttttttttttttttttgtttgtgttAATGCAAAGAAGTAACTTATTTAACTGCAGCGCCCTTTGAATTTTCACCACATATCACAATGATCAGAATTTGATAGATAAAAGCGTAGAAAACAGGCCATGAATTAAATTCCACCCGCACTGATAAACATCTCTTTTGTTATTCAATCAACTTCTATCGTTTTGATAGATTTCTtcgatttatttctttttttttttgcatttgtatgcaattcTGCACAGATCGAATGAATAATATCAttctaatattattaattacacaTCATTCGCTTTTTCTATTCATCTGTTATTTTAAACACGCGTTACAAAATTTTGATTTACAGAAATTAGATACCTTTTTTATTTGCACTAAGCAcattattattgtattttatCGTTACTGATCAGTACTGTCATTATAATCAGTATTAACTATCAAAATTCTTATTATTCTCTGAAACTACgcccctttttttcttttttctgttttattatcGAGCTCAGGTATTACAATATTGATCGCTCACGCaagatcattttttttttttttacccttCAACTATATTTAAAACTTATAACCAAAAGATAAAAACGGTATATTAAATATGATATTATTGGATATTGCAGACACTTGTACCCCTTAGTTGATCGTCTTTTTGCttttttcatgttttttttcctttttttgttttgttttatttccTTGGCTTTAGGTATTCCAaggaaaaaatgtaaaatgttaCAAGCAACAATACATAGTATTCAAAATGATATCGCTTGATTTTCTGAGCTTTACATCGCCGGTACCCTTTCAGTAATCTTATTCTTGTTTTGTTTTTGCCTTAAATCCCTGTGGTCTCAATGTCATTATGTTattgttaaaaaaagaaactgcATCAGGGTTATGCATACATTTGCACTCTTGTTACTTCTGCTTGCATCATACAGTCTTTTTCAAAGGTGATATTATTATGCAATTTTCGACAAGAGTTAAAACTTgtctattttttttcttttttttgtttgttttcatGTTTTCAAAAAACGCCATTTCATCAGTTGCTCCTCAAAGAGCGCTTTATAATGCACCATATTGTATAAATTATCATCGTCACACCGCTCTATATAAAGTTACACTTGCGATATGTTGATTCGCCATTACTTCAACGATTGCATCGCGAATACCATAACAAAATGTACATCCAAATGGATTTGTTGTATTCGTCGAGGAAGCACGGTTCAACACCACTGGCCGTGCACTAGCCTTCAACTGCTCGCTTATTCTATCCCATTTCGTATAGGCAGTGATCTAAACAATAAACGATTATTGAAAGTATCTTAATCTCAAACACTTATCGATACTTTCATTGTTTATCTTGACCATAAATTCTACTTAGATGAATATCGTACCGTAACTGGAGAAGGGGAAACATCTATGAGTTTTCCCGATTCAGTGGAATTATTTTCTGGTGGAAGAGTTAAAGAAAACTCGCAACGATGatacatattaaaattataatgccCTGGATAATTTGTGTGTAACACAAACTTCTTAACGCATTGTGTTTTGGCATCAAATAAAACATCCTATAAGCGATAATAGAATGTTTTAAGTATTTGATACTTTGACTTGTCTTAAACGTGAAACATTTGTAATCACTTAAAACAAATTTACCAATCCTAAAGTAAAATAGTTATAGAAGAAATCCGACCGTCTTATTTTATCGCGTTTGTGTGCGTGAGGACTATGAATGCGCATCTTATCCTCAGCTTTGAAAAACACTCGAGATGGTGCTCCCAAAGCACTCAGCACATCTTCACAAGTATCACCAAATAACAcctattttgaaaattgaattgcAGTGAATTTAAAACTTATTACTCactttaaatttataatatttaaagaaatttatattatactaAAGATTATTACAAATCATACtacaaattaaataataaagtgCAACCTCTTTGGTTAAGCAGCGCTTTTTTGGCTCCAGTAAAACCCTTGTTACAGAGCTACCTTCTGTGAAAAGGTGCAATCTTAGACCTCGTGTACGCATTTTATCCCTCATGACATCTGCTTTTTCTAGATACAAGTTATTATGATAGCAGACCTAACAAAATATAATTATGTAGTATCAGTCTTATTTTGTTATGCATATATCCTTAACTATAACAGCAACAAAAGATAATTACGAGTGGTAGAGGGGGTGGTGGTGCTTTTAAATTATGTTCATCGCTTCCACCTCCAGCACCCATGTTGCCAACATAAATGGCTGTTTTTGCTACAAGGGAGAAGTTCCATTTGGAAATTGCAATGATCCTAATCCATGTGCATATCCAGGTTGAAACTTTGAGTCGATAGGGAAGTAAAATGATAATCCTCGGAAATTTAACACGAATACCTAAAACCAATAGTCTTTGGTGTCTCAAATTTTTGTTAAATCTTTCAAATAAATAAGAATAACATACTTGTTTGTCGCTGTCATAAACACCAGGATGAGTTGCTCCAAATGAATGTTCAATCTGTTCAATAGATGGCAAAACTTCTGGTGAATTAAATGGCAAGCCACAATACTTAAGTTTAACTAACTTCATATTATAAATCTCAATTATTTTGAGCCTTTGCACCACTGGGTCAAATATAAGTCGAACTCCATCATGAGGTAAGTTTATTACTAAATCTACATCTAAAGGATTCTGTAAATCATACGTTTTAATTGTGTATTAATTACAAAGAagtaaaatatatcataattacaCATCAATTACATTTCTATAAATATATACTCACACTATCGCTATAAAGTACTTGTACTCCTCTTATAATGCCCACTTGGGATTGTATTATTGACACGgattgggaaaaatgcatacctgTAACAATAACCTTATCAGAAAAAAGTGACTCtttctaatttataattttaagtgTTCTAACTACGCAATAATTTAAACTATATGCGCATCTGTAAttgtttaacatatttctaTGATTTCT encodes the following:
- the LOC143221539 gene encoding LOW QUALITY PROTEIN: PHAF1 protein CG7083-like (The sequence of the model RefSeq protein was modified relative to this genomic sequence to represent the inferred CDS: inserted 1 base in 1 codon), with protein sequence MLELEVVPERSLGCEQWEFILGMHFSQSVSIIQSQVGIIRGVQVLYSDSNPLDVDLVINLPHDGVRLIFDPVVQRLKIIEIYNMKLVKLKYCGLPFNSPEVLPSIEQIEHSFGATHPGVYDSDKQVFVLNFRGLSFYFPIDSKFQPGYAHGLGSLQFPNGTSPXVAKTAIYVGNMGAGGGSDEHNLKAPPPPLPLVCYHNNLYLEKADVMRDKMRTRGLRLHLFTEGSSVTRVLLEPKKRCLTKEVLFGDTCEDVLSALGAPSRVFFKAEDKMRIHSPHAHKRDKIRRSDFFYNYFTLGLDVLFDAKTQCVKKFVLHTNYPGHYNFNMYHRCEFSLTLPPENNSTESGKLIDVSPSPVTITAYTKWDRISEQLKASARPVVLNRASSTNTTNPFGCTFCYGIRDAIVEVMANQHIASVTLYRAV